In Candidatus Chlorohelix allophototropha, one DNA window encodes the following:
- a CDS encoding response regulator produces MADELILVVDDEEIIRKQAEAVLRKAGFRVLTAPDGKSALELIKQQPFALMLSDIRMPDMDGLQLFTSARKLVPDLIAVLMTAHGTIDVVIKAMQLGVQGFLQKPFASSELERVINDALDKSHIAQEAMRLRVLSPLLEARKMLMSDFDLTAFFSSVVEVTARESTTDYCAIYLADSAESALQAVAVHTNLEATRYFSGRSFPADKLAARCVELKRTVVLRRSNTTEASADDTVPGVVMAVPLLLGGKVEGALLLGRASLEKTFAQGERELFEIFAGQLATLVDNRRLFETLSKREERLRGFLGKFVSIQEEERKNISNHIQEGIIPALISSRQALQNYLGKVHSPSNQELLHAEQRLKEILGEAKNLVQTLRPTELDEYGLSAAVRRYVREISADPGIEPKPTFHLEGSEAPRMGSAVETALYRTFQEALNNACKHAKGYPISVLFRVEKSRNNSHKITIEISDQGKGFNTGALVSGEMGRQTGMVLMQERMAVIGGTCEIRSTPGRGTVVVLTYDTDIL; encoded by the coding sequence ATGGCAGATGAGCTTATTCTAGTCGTTGATGATGAGGAAATAATCAGGAAACAAGCTGAGGCGGTCTTACGCAAAGCCGGTTTCCGCGTTTTAACTGCCCCTGATGGAAAATCTGCACTGGAATTGATAAAGCAGCAGCCTTTCGCTTTGATGCTTTCCGATATTCGCATGCCCGATATGGATGGTCTCCAGCTTTTTACCAGCGCTCGTAAGCTTGTGCCTGATTTGATAGCGGTGTTGATGACTGCACACGGTACGATTGATGTTGTAATCAAAGCGATGCAACTAGGTGTTCAGGGCTTTTTGCAAAAACCGTTTGCCTCCTCCGAATTAGAGCGCGTAATTAACGATGCGCTAGACAAAAGCCATATAGCGCAAGAAGCAATGCGTTTGCGGGTGCTTTCCCCACTGCTAGAAGCCCGCAAAATGCTGATGAGCGATTTTGATCTTACTGCTTTCTTTAGCTCGGTAGTGGAAGTTACTGCCCGCGAGTCTACCACCGATTATTGCGCGATATACCTTGCCGATTCAGCCGAAAGCGCTTTGCAAGCCGTCGCGGTTCATACTAATCTTGAAGCTACCCGCTATTTTTCAGGGCGTAGTTTTCCTGCCGATAAACTTGCGGCACGTTGTGTAGAGTTAAAACGCACGGTGGTGTTACGGCGTAGCAATACTACAGAAGCCAGCGCAGATGACACAGTACCCGGCGTGGTTATGGCTGTGCCATTGCTACTAGGAGGCAAAGTGGAAGGCGCTTTGTTGTTAGGGCGCGCCTCTCTAGAAAAAACTTTTGCGCAGGGTGAACGCGAATTATTCGAGATATTCGCCGGACAATTGGCAACGTTGGTGGATAACCGCCGTCTCTTTGAGACACTGAGCAAGCGGGAAGAACGTTTGCGTGGTTTTCTTGGGAAATTTGTTTCCATTCAGGAAGAAGAGCGCAAAAACATTTCAAATCATATTCAAGAGGGGATAATTCCGGCGCTGATTAGCAGCAGACAAGCTTTGCAGAATTATCTGGGAAAAGTACATTCGCCCTCGAATCAGGAATTACTTCATGCCGAGCAACGCCTGAAAGAAATATTGGGTGAAGCTAAAAATCTTGTGCAAACCCTGCGACCCACCGAGTTGGACGAGTATGGTTTGAGCGCGGCTGTTCGCCGTTATGTCCGTGAAATCTCAGCCGATCCCGGCATCGAACCAAAGCCAACCTTTCACCTTGAAGGTTCAGAAGCGCCTCGTATGGGTAGTGCGGTCGAAACCGCCTTATACCGCACCTTTCAAGAAGCCCTTAATAATGCTTGCAAACATGCTAAAGGTTACCCGATTAGCGTCCTGTTTAGGGTTGAAAAAAGCCGTAATAATAGCCATAAAATCACCATTGAAATCAGTGATCAGGGTAAAGGCTTTAATACCGGGGCGCTGGTCAGCGGTGAAATGGGCAGGCAAACCGGAATGGTTTTGATGCAGGAACGCATGGCGGTTATCGGCGGCACTTGTGAAATACGCTCTACTCCCGGTAGAGGCACGGTCGTTGTTCTTACCTACGATACCGATATCCTTTAA
- a CDS encoding glycosyltransferase family 4 protein, which produces MPYKVLMVAPTSFFYDNGCHVRILEEIRALQEGGHQITVCTYHMGNNIDGVDVQRSLDVPWKRGAQVGSSRHKIYFDAVLALKSFQVALRQKPDIIHAHLHEGALIGGMLKLLKFGRMPLVFDFQGSMTSEMVDHHFLNPEGFFYKPAVKLENFINHLPDLIITSTYNSANILKNKFGINPEQVITLTDRVNSNIFKPYTSPEEREIAEHTRRELNIPPGKKVVIYLGVLAPYQGTDHLLEAAAMLKHEAPDLHFVIMGYPGVDSYRELANYLGLGDRVIFPGRIPYQEAARMLSIGDIAVAPKMSATEGAGKITNYMAMGIPTVAFDTPVSRELMGEDGIYAKYGDARSLADNIKMLAQNESLRQVLAQKLRARALTEMSWKQGREQLEGIYDRAISRYRKNEQQTASSSANGSKLNFSADSSSETISGKMLERGEASTSL; this is translated from the coding sequence TTGCCTTATAAAGTATTGATGGTTGCGCCCACATCGTTTTTTTACGATAACGGCTGCCACGTACGCATCCTTGAAGAAATACGCGCTTTGCAAGAGGGTGGTCACCAGATTACTGTGTGTACCTACCATATGGGAAACAATATAGATGGTGTCGATGTTCAACGTAGTCTCGATGTACCGTGGAAGCGGGGCGCACAGGTAGGCAGCAGCCGCCACAAAATTTACTTCGATGCTGTTCTCGCCTTGAAGAGCTTTCAGGTTGCTCTTCGCCAGAAGCCCGATATAATCCACGCCCATCTGCATGAAGGGGCGCTAATCGGTGGCATGCTCAAGCTTTTGAAATTCGGGCGCATGCCGTTGGTTTTCGATTTTCAGGGCAGTATGACCAGCGAAATGGTAGATCATCATTTCCTCAATCCGGAAGGCTTTTTCTACAAACCGGCGGTTAAGCTGGAAAACTTTATCAACCATCTCCCCGATTTGATTATTACCAGCACTTATAATTCGGCAAACATCTTAAAAAATAAGTTCGGGATAAACCCAGAACAGGTTATTACGCTGACCGACCGGGTAAATAGCAATATCTTCAAGCCTTATACCTCGCCGGAAGAGCGGGAAATCGCGGAACACACTCGCCGCGAACTAAATATACCACCGGGCAAGAAAGTGGTAATTTATTTGGGAGTGCTTGCGCCCTATCAGGGTACGGATCATTTGCTTGAAGCTGCCGCCATGCTTAAGCATGAAGCGCCCGACTTGCATTTCGTAATCATGGGCTATCCCGGTGTTGATAGTTATCGCGAATTGGCAAATTATTTGGGCTTGGGCGACAGAGTAATTTTTCCGGGTAGGATTCCCTATCAAGAAGCGGCGCGAATGCTTTCAATCGGCGATATAGCGGTCGCGCCCAAGATGTCGGCGACTGAGGGCGCGGGCAAGATTACTAATTATATGGCGATGGGCATTCCCACAGTAGCCTTTGATACCCCGGTTAGCCGCGAGTTGATGGGTGAAGATGGTATCTACGCCAAATATGGGGATGCACGTTCACTGGCAGATAATATTAAAATGCTGGCACAGAACGAGAGCTTGCGGCAGGTTCTAGCGCAAAAGCTTCGCGCCCGCGCACTTACTGAAATGAGTTGGAAGCAAGGGCGTGAACAGCTTGAAGGGATTTACGATAGGGCAATAAGCCGCTACCGGAAAAACGAACAGCAAACGGCAAGCAGTAGCGCAAATGGTTCTAAACTAAACTTCTCAGCAGATAGCAGTAGTGAGACAATTAGTGGTAAAATGTTAGAAAGAGGCGAAGCTTCAACTTCACTATGA